A window from Vibrio cortegadensis encodes these proteins:
- a CDS encoding YheV family putative zinc ribbon protein, which yields MKQRKRFIAGASCPNCKTQDTLRWWIENNIELVECVECDFTEQRKPKSVDKTEHATQEMIGIFKPE from the coding sequence GTGAAACAGAGAAAACGCTTTATTGCAGGAGCAAGTTGTCCAAATTGTAAAACGCAAGACACCCTTCGCTGGTGGATTGAAAACAATATTGAGTTGGTTGAGTGCGTCGAATGTGACTTCACTGAGCAGCGTAAGCCTAAATCTGTAGATAAAACTGAACATGCGACACAAGAAATGATCGGTATTTTTAAACCAGAATGA
- the slyD gene encoding peptidylprolyl isomerase: protein MKIEKNVVVSVAYQVKLEDGVVVDQSTVEAPLDYLHGHNNLITGLEKELDGKVAGDKFSVTVSPEDAYGEHSDDLVQRVPADVFQGVEEIEVGMRFLADTDQGPIPVEVTEVDGDEVVVDGNHMLAGQTLTFDVEVVAVREATAEEAEHGHVHQEGGCGGHGHDHDHEGGCCGGEGHDHDHGEKKEGCCGGGGCGSH, encoded by the coding sequence ATGAAAATTGAAAAGAACGTAGTAGTAAGCGTAGCGTATCAAGTTAAACTTGAAGACGGTGTGGTTGTCGATCAATCAACAGTTGAAGCACCGCTAGATTACCTTCACGGTCACAACAACCTAATTACTGGTCTTGAAAAAGAGTTAGACGGTAAAGTTGCAGGCGATAAATTCTCAGTGACAGTATCTCCAGAAGATGCTTACGGCGAACACAGCGATGACCTAGTACAACGCGTTCCTGCTGATGTATTCCAAGGTGTTGAAGAAATTGAAGTGGGTATGCGTTTCCTAGCGGATACTGACCAAGGTCCAATTCCTGTAGAAGTAACAGAAGTTGATGGCGACGAAGTTGTTGTTGATGGTAACCACATGCTTGCTGGCCAAACTCTAACGTTTGACGTTGAAGTTGTAGCGGTTCGTGAAGCAACGGCAGAAGAAGCTGAACACGGTCATGTACACCAAGAGGGCGGTTGTGGTGGCCACGGTCATGATCACGACCATGAAGGCGGTTGTTGTGGTGGCGAAGGCCATGATCACGACCACGGTGAGAAGAAAGAAGGCTGCTGCGGTGGCGGCGGTTGTGGTTCTCACTAA
- a CDS encoding isoaspartyl peptidase/L-asparaginase family protein, translating into MRQPFSIAIHGGAGTILREQMSDALKLGILTTLEKSVRAGYDILQTEGDAADAVVAAVKVMEDCPHFNAGKGSVLTHQEFIEMDASVMHGKKMDAGAVAGVRHIRNPIELARDVMRKSDHVLLMGEGAEQFAFDQGYQYTEQDYFLTDRRYEQLQSMKEKGLFALSEASYEHSYDQQKQQLESPLTGSQTASAYPDDNKYGTVGAVALDQQGNLAAATSTGGVTNKKYGRVGDSPIIGAGTVAENGNVAVSTTGMGEFFLRKMVAGDVAARMRYLKENVHTACENIIQGDLKAMGGEGGLIAVDAQGDIHFAMNSSGMYRASIDVDGNFSVKIYADE; encoded by the coding sequence ATGCGTCAACCATTTTCTATCGCGATACATGGTGGTGCGGGTACGATTTTGCGTGAGCAGATGAGTGACGCGCTAAAGTTGGGTATTTTAACCACCTTAGAGAAATCGGTGAGAGCTGGCTATGATATTTTACAAACGGAAGGTGATGCGGCGGATGCGGTTGTCGCCGCGGTGAAAGTGATGGAGGATTGCCCACACTTTAATGCTGGTAAAGGTTCAGTGTTAACTCATCAAGAATTCATCGAGATGGACGCTTCAGTGATGCATGGGAAAAAGATGGATGCTGGAGCCGTTGCTGGGGTTCGCCATATAAGAAATCCGATTGAATTAGCCCGCGATGTGATGAGAAAAAGTGATCACGTGTTACTGATGGGCGAAGGGGCGGAGCAGTTTGCTTTCGATCAGGGCTACCAATATACCGAACAAGATTACTTCCTTACCGACCGTCGTTATGAGCAGCTTCAATCGATGAAAGAGAAAGGTTTGTTTGCGCTTTCAGAAGCCTCTTATGAGCACTCTTATGATCAACAGAAGCAGCAATTAGAATCGCCTCTGACAGGAAGCCAAACTGCTTCAGCGTATCCTGATGATAATAAATATGGCACCGTTGGAGCCGTCGCACTGGATCAGCAAGGTAACTTGGCGGCCGCAACGAGTACGGGCGGCGTCACCAATAAAAAATATGGTCGTGTTGGCGATTCACCCATAATAGGGGCGGGTACGGTTGCTGAAAACGGTAATGTCGCGGTCTCTACAACGGGGATGGGCGAATTTTTCTTACGTAAAATGGTGGCCGGAGATGTGGCTGCTCGTATGCGTTATTTGAAAGAAAATGTACACACGGCTTGTGAGAATATTATTCAGGGGGATCTAAAAGCGATGGGAGGAGAGGGCGGATTGATCGCGGTTGATGCGCAAGGGGATATCCACTTTGCAATGAATAGCTCAGGAATGTATCGCGCGAGTATTGATGTCGATGGGAACTTCAGTGTCAAAATTTACGCAGATGAATAG
- a CDS encoding SlyX family protein yields the protein MTDKNIQQLEDRINDLECKLAFQEQTIDELNDALSQQQFLITRMQDQMKFVVGKVKNMDSSNLADPTEETPPPHY from the coding sequence ATGACTGATAAAAACATTCAACAGCTCGAAGATCGCATCAATGATCTTGAGTGCAAACTGGCATTCCAAGAGCAGACGATTGATGAACTCAACGATGCTTTAAGCCAACAACAATTTTTGATCACTCGTATGCAAGATCAGATGAAGTTTGTTGTCGGAAAAGTGAAAAATATGGACTCTTCGAATTTAGCCGATCCAACGGAAGAGACACCTCCACCTCACTATTAA
- a CDS encoding WD40 repeat domain-containing protein produces MRIISHSILCAIVITMLNGCFFSSKDEQRWEIEPQGSTSFALSRDGRFALLYSKQSHLLFWDLVEGKQLAQLGEQDPQANTVSRIRISDNGRFAITASQINFAVWDLAWSQSEGLWSISDGLIRDVDIASNGDQVLLGLSNGKAIYVDLVTGRRIEFLAHREKINSVAISPNGRFALSGGNDYKAYLWDTQSGLVLRTFEHEQRVNRVALQRDGKLAFTSDGGNGAFVWNLETGEKVSALSSLSRQLIFSAARFSDDGSQLITGTPSGRVMVWDTKSGKRTDGFEVEPLKDARPPRAVVYDAAFDLQQRVITATSAGIAQAWKLDD; encoded by the coding sequence ATGCGAATAATTTCTCACTCAATACTATGTGCCATTGTCATCACCATGTTAAATGGGTGTTTTTTTTCGAGCAAAGATGAACAGCGTTGGGAAATTGAACCTCAAGGCTCCACCAGCTTCGCGCTCAGTCGTGATGGTCGATTTGCGCTACTCTATTCAAAACAGAGCCATTTACTCTTTTGGGATCTTGTTGAAGGAAAGCAACTGGCTCAACTTGGCGAACAAGATCCACAAGCGAATACCGTATCTCGTATTCGCATTTCTGACAATGGCCGTTTTGCGATTACCGCCAGTCAAATAAACTTTGCCGTTTGGGATTTGGCTTGGAGCCAATCTGAAGGGCTATGGTCTATCTCTGATGGTTTAATTCGCGATGTTGATATCGCCAGTAATGGTGACCAAGTTCTACTAGGTTTATCAAATGGTAAAGCTATTTATGTGGACTTAGTCACCGGAAGACGCATAGAGTTCCTTGCGCATAGAGAAAAAATTAATTCTGTTGCGATTTCGCCGAATGGTCGCTTTGCGCTTTCTGGAGGGAACGATTACAAAGCCTACCTGTGGGATACCCAATCCGGTTTAGTGCTGCGCACCTTTGAACATGAGCAGCGCGTGAATCGCGTCGCGCTACAGAGAGATGGCAAACTTGCCTTTACCTCTGATGGCGGAAATGGTGCATTTGTGTGGAATTTAGAAACCGGTGAGAAGGTGTCAGCACTAAGTAGCTTATCACGCCAGCTTATTTTTTCTGCCGCTCGATTTTCTGATGATGGTTCGCAACTCATTACAGGAACGCCCTCTGGCCGAGTGATGGTTTGGGATACAAAAAGCGGTAAACGCACTGATGGTTTTGAAGTCGAACCGCTAAAAGATGCTCGTCCTCCACGCGCAGTGGTGTATGATGCAGCCTTCGATTTACAGCAACGTGTGATAACAGCCACGTCTGCTGGCATAGCTCAAGCTTGGAAACTAGACGATTAA